From a single Deltaproteobacteria bacterium IMCC39524 genomic region:
- a CDS encoding rubredoxin — MRYICANCGYTYDPDQGDPMNDIPPGTAFADLPENWVCPLCYATMDSFDPLD; from the coding sequence ATGCGTTACATCTGCGCAAACTGTGGTTACACCTACGATCCCGACCAGGGCGATCCGATGAACGACATCCCGCCGGGAACGGCTTTTGCCGACCTGCCGGAGAACTGGGTCTGTCCTTTGTGTTATGCGACGATGGATAGCTTTGATCCGCTTGATTGA